In one window of Camelina sativa cultivar DH55 chromosome 15, Cs, whole genome shotgun sequence DNA:
- the LOC109124885 gene encoding uncharacterized protein LOC109124885, producing MWSKKPHQNRILSELLKRTGKHVDSWIKVKNKIDTLKGTYKEWVDLMGKTSVSSNQRTGVICMDDDWWQAREAESKTIIACHRQPLKYWDALQRICGQYDVSSEHMYDVDGARRELYEEYARADFSGGIGDDDDEEDERADNTPQTHEENTYFPDNTFIDPRETYEDVPSAATEERYGDILVASSEEIHNRSGRHTSRAAPYSVGRGESSLRRRNSRVRSVGSKDRGNRRRHQFESSVTTVFQGISDARRATVSALRPDRYSPEEYAKFKDAFAILNSLPIEKYKPFWKASAKLLKEYAWWRNTFLDTSFESDEDIIQFLESITEVDRLETVTPANLSNFGSFLSGSSGGSVPSSGSSVGHSSENFVGYSSGNSEYRFAEIPQFQPSPAMGQFFSSLGVGFNTPGHTMGAPYVPMMFPQGFAGFPFMNSSPAIQMMQTSTSPEIFNVGASSTIGGISTTLMGETSQRTRTNFSPGFVTPTKRYTDTGYRFGAPSGIGTQPWQLNFMDDRTSNNPTDNKKH from the exons ATGTGGTCTAAAAAACCTCATCAAAATCGTATTTTGAGTGAACTATTAAAGCGGACTGGGAAACATGTTGATAGTTGGATAAAGGTCAAAAACAAGATAGATACATTGAAGGGAACTTACAAAGAATGGGTCGACCTTATGGGTAAAACAAGTGTAAGTTCGAATCAGAGAACTGGAGTTATCTGTATGGATGACGATTGGTGGCAAGCGCGCGAGGCG gaGAGTAAAACAATTATTGCTTGTCACCGTCAACCGCTAAAATATTGGGATGCACTACAACGTATTTGTGGACAATATGATGTATCAAGTGAACATATGTATGATGTTGATGGAGCACGAAGAGAACTATATGAAGAATATGCAAGAGCTGATTTCAGTGGTGgtattggtgatgatgatgatgaagaagatgaaagagctGACAACACACCTCAAACACATGAAGAAAATACTTATTTTCCAGATAACACATTTATTGATCCACGAGAAACATATGAAGATGTTCCCTCTGCAGCAACAGAGGAGAGATATGGAGATATTCTAGTTGCATCGTCAGAAGAAATCCACAATCGTTCAGGTAGACATACCTCCCGTGCTGCGCCATACAGTGTCGGACGAGGAGAAAGTAGTTTACGAAGAAGAAATTCAAGAGTTCGTTCAGTTGGTAGTAAAGATCGTGGGAACCGTAGAAGGCATCAATTTGAAAGCTCAGTTACCACTGTATTTCAAGGAATATCAGATGCACGACGTGCGACTGTATCAGCCCTGCGACCTGATAGGTACAGTCCTGAAGAATATGCAAAATTTAAAGATGCATTTGCTATACTAAATTCTTTAccaattgagaagtacaaaccATTCTGGAAAGCATCTGCAAAGCTGCTTAAGGAGTATGCATGGTGGCGTAATACATTTTTGGACACTTCTTTTGAGTCAGATGAAGATATAATCCAGTTTTTGGAAAGTATAACTGAAGTGGATCGTCTAGAAACCGTAACTCCTGCAAATTTGTCAAATTTTGGGTCATTTTTAAGTGGTTCAAGCGGCGGAAGTGTGCCATCATCAGGAAGTTCTGTGGGACATTCGTCAGAAAATTTTGTGGGATATTCATCAGGAAATTCTGAATATAGGTTTGCTGAAATTCCACAGTTTCAACCATCTCCTGCTATGGGACAGTTCTTTTCATCTCTGGGGGTAGGATTTAATACGCCTGGGCATACGATGGGTGCACCTTATGTACCGATGATGTTTCCTCAAGGATTTGCTGGTTTTCCTTTCATGAACTCGTCGCCTGCTATACAAATGATGCAAACATCAACATCTCCTGAAATTTTTAATGTTGGGGCATCATCAACAATCGGTGGAATTTCAACTACTCTAATGGGAGAAACTAgtcaaagaacaagaacaaatttTTCTCCTGGTTTTGTAACGCCAACTAAACGGTACACAGATACTGGATATAGGTTTGGTGCACCATCGGGAATTGGAACTCAACCATGGCAGTTAAATTTTATGGATGATAGAACATCAAACAATCCCACTGATAACAAGAAACATTGA